The genomic DNA ACGCGGTTTCGCAGCGTCTTCGTGGTTTGCGTGAATGAACCCCCTGATGGTTAGCCATCGTTGCGTTGCTGTGGTCGCCCAGCAGAGATAATTCTCAAACACCCTCAGGGTACCCTTTTCCTGCCGACACCCGCTTGCCACAGGCTGATTTTTGCATTATCATAGTAACGCGCGTTCAAAGTGCGGGGTAACACACCGTGATATCTTCCACGCTTTTGGCGATAGACGCCGGGGGGACGAAAACCGACCTGCTGTGGGCACAACCCGACGGGCATGTGCTGGCGCACGTGCAGGGGCAGGGATTGAACATCGCCAGCAAACCTCCCGGTACCTGGCAGGATGTGCTGGAGGAACTGTTCCGCCAGGCAAATGTGGATCGCAAGACGGTTCACGTGGTGTGTGCAGGTGCTGCCGGCTACACCCTGCCTGACCGTCGCGCCCTGTTTGAACATCTCTTGCAGCAGATGCTACCCGGTGCAAGGGTTCTGGTGCTGGCGGACTATGCGATTGCGCTGGAGGGGGCTACCGGAGGCAACCCGGGTGTGCTGGTGATTGCAGGCACAGGCTCCATTGCCTGCGGGCGCGACCGGGAAGGCAGGCTGATGCGGGCAGGTGGGTGGGGCTACCTGCTGGGCGACGAGGGAAGCGGCTTCTGGATTGGGCGCGAGGCGCTGCGCGCAGTGCTTGCCGCCAAGGAGGGCTGGGGGGAACCGACCCGTTTAATCGAGATGCTCGCGGAGACGCTGGGAACCTCCGATGCAGGAGAGTGGCTGAGCGCGCTCTACCGCACCCAGAACCCACAGTCGTTGCTGGCGGAGCTGGCGCCTCTGGTCTCCGAGGCAGCCGAGCGCGGCGATGCTCTTGCCAGCCGTATACTCACCGACGCGGCACACCACCTGGCGGGGCTGGTCGTCCACGTCGCCACACATCTTCACCTGCCCGAAGACTTTCCCGTTTGCACCGTCGGCGGCGTGTGGAAGTCGGGGGGCATGTTCCTCCGCCGATTCCGAGAGCAGCTGGCGATGCATTTACCCGCTTGGCGCGGTGAAATCAAACCGCCGCTCTATTCGCCGGTGGAAGGCGCGTTGCTGCTCGCTCAGCGCATGATGTGGGCGTAGGAGCCCGTTGCCACCAGC from Bacillota bacterium includes the following:
- a CDS encoding ATPase, which produces MISSTLLAIDAGGTKTDLLWAQPDGHVLAHVQGQGLNIASKPPGTWQDVLEELFRQANVDRKTVHVVCAGAAGYTLPDRRALFEHLLQQMLPGARVLVLADYAIALEGATGGNPGVLVIAGTGSIACGRDREGRLMRAGGWGYLLGDEGSGFWIGREALRAVLAAKEGWGEPTRLIEMLAETLGTSDAGEWLSALYRTQNPQSLLAELAPLVSEAAERGDALASRILTDAAHHLAGLVVHVATHLHLPEDFPVCTVGGVWKSGGMFLRRFREQLAMHLPAWRGEIKPPLYSPVEGALLLAQRMMWA